A stretch of the Vitis riparia cultivar Riparia Gloire de Montpellier isolate 1030 chromosome 13, EGFV_Vit.rip_1.0, whole genome shotgun sequence genome encodes the following:
- the LOC117928186 gene encoding uncharacterized protein LOC117928186, protein MGEALLTTLSMENHPCTLLSMDSGAFAHDDLEREMNRQVILSGPPDINLPLSAEPSPPPQLWNDSCDILDVGLGPQVYETEAITNLPKVGRKCSKRLDSIWGAWFFFSFYFKPVFNEKSKSKITRDCNGISGYDKSDLEHEVFLVQHDMENMYMWVFKERPENALGKMQLRSYMNGHSRLGERPFPFSVDKGFVRSHRMQRKHYRGLSNPQCIHGIEVVRSPNLMGLDEEDRKRWKELTGRDINFSIPLEASDFSSWRNLPNTEFELERAPPLLKNHTNPHPRKLLNGTSLNLSTQPSNHVNGDVLDLSPVCNKRRKDFFPHGNDDDCCLPNNAMEIHPIEPHWSKEFSGVMRNVYGPVTAAKTIYEDDEGFLIIISLPFADLERVKVTWRNTPSHGIVKISCVSTVCMPFIKRHNRTFKLTDPTPEHCPPGDFIREIPLPTRIPEDAKLEAYRDETGTMLEIVVPKQRVGPEEHEVRVCLRPLLGVKEHMLT, encoded by the coding sequence atggGAGAAGCTCTGCTCACAACCCTGTCCATGGAGAATCACCCATGCACACTGTTATCCATGGATTCAGGTGCCTTTGCTCATGATGACTTGGAGAGAGAGATGAATCGGCAGGTCATCCTTTCAGGGCCACCAGATATTAATCTTCCATTGTCGGCTGAGCCTAGCCCACCTCCTCAATTGTGGAATGATTCTTGTGACATCTTGGATGTCGGTCTTGGCCCTCAAGTTTATGAGACTGAGGCAATCACCAATCTGCCAAAAGTTGGAAGGAAATGCTCCAAACGGCTCGATAGTATTTGGGGTGCCTGGTTTTTCTTCAGTTTCTACTTCAAGCCTGTCTTTAATGAGAAATCAAAGTCTAAGATCACCAGGGACTGTAATGGGATTTCTGGTTATGATAAATCGGACTTGGAGCATGAAGTTTTCTTGGTTCAGCATGATATGGAGAACATGTATATGTGGGTTTTCAAGGAAAGGCCTGAAAATGCACTGGGTAAAATGCAGCTGAGGAGTTATATGAATGGGCACTCTCGCCTGGGGGAGCGCCCATTTCCCTTTAGTGTGGACAAAGGCTTTGTACGATCTCACAGGATGCAGAGGAAGCACTACCGGGGTCTCTCTAACCCCCAGTGTATTCATGGGATTGAAGTTGTCCGCTCACCCAATCTCATGGGTCTTGATGAGGAAGACCGGAAGAGGTGGAAGGAGCTTACAGGCCGAGATATAAACTTCTCGATCCCTCTAGAAGCAAGTGATTTTAGTTCGTGGAGGAACCTTCCAAACACAGAGTTCGAGCTTGAGCGTGCCCCTCCTCTGTTGAAGAATCATACAAATCCACACCCAAGAAAATTGCTTAATGGTACTAGTTTGAATTTGTCAACACAGCCATCAAACCATGTCAATGGTGATGTGTTGGACCTTTCACCAGTCTGTAATAAAAGGAGGAAGGATTTCTTCCCGcatggaaatgatgatgattgCTGTTTACCTAATAATGCTATGGAAATCCACCCAATTGAACCACACTGGTCAAAGGAGTTTAGTGGGGTTATGAGGAATGTATATGGGCCAGTTACAGCTGCAAAAACTATATATGAGGATGATGAAGGGTTCTTGATTATCATCAGTTTGCCTTTCGCAGATCTTGAGAGGGTGAAAGTTACTTGGAGGAACACTCCTTCACATGGGATCGTAAAGATATCTTGTGTAAGTACAGTTTGCATGCCATTCATTAAGAGACATAATAGGACATTCAAGCTAACAGACCCAACACCAGAGCACTGCCCTCCTGGGGACTTCATTAGGGAAATCCCCCTTCCAACCCGCATTCCAGAGGACGCCAAACTAGAAGCATATCGTGATGAAACAGGAACTATGCTTGAGATTGTCGTGCCCAAACAACGAGTAGGACCAGAAGAGCATGAGGTCCGGGTATGCCTTCGTCCTCTCCTTGGAGTGAAAGAGCATATGTTGACATGA